In the genome of Primulina eburnea isolate SZY01 chromosome 13, ASM2296580v1, whole genome shotgun sequence, the window AATTTATCTGATACGGCATTAATTAAATGTAGGACTGTCTTGGATGCTTGACTCCTACTCCCGAGGATCTTGTTTCAGCGTATTATACGAGCGGGGTTTTTGTTGATTCTGCGCCCGATGCGGTCACCACTCGGGTACTCGAGCTTTGGAGGCAGGGTCAGACAGTCATATGTAGCGAGCACCCTGTGGAGTCTCCCTCAGTCCAGCACATGCGTTCCGCACATTCACCTCCCTCTGTCCAGCACACACCTCCTGCACATGCTTCTCCTGACGTTTCTGGCATCCGTCCTGGTGATCTCAATAGATCCAGCTCTAGCACCAGTTCTCCTATGCGTACGGGTCCTAGAGTTCACTTTGGACTCAATCCTTCCCGCCGCCCATCACCCTTGGAGCATCGTTTCGAGCGGCGATTGACTGCGTTGGAGGAATCCGTTACGTCCATGCATGCGAAGATTGCAGCTGAATTTATTGAGACCAGAGCGTTTATGAGGAGTATAAATCAAGCTGTAGTTAACATGAAATCGAGTTTGAATCTTGGTCTCGatgagttgagattgagttTGACTCAGCTTAGAGCTGATTTTGCTGAGATGAGGCCTAACATGCCAGTGCATCATGACAGAGATTACAGCATAGCCTATAGCAGAAGGCGGAAGAGGAAAGCATCTGAGGCAGATTCTGGTgagttaattttattaattatatttatgtttatgtattaTAATGATTTAGTACAAttcttatatttattttaatttgttttatGTACGCTTTTAGGTGTGGATGATAATCTGGCCAGGGAAATTGGCAGTACTAGCCAAACACCACATATATTTGAGCCTAACCTTGAGGTCATTACAGAGGAGTCCTCAGAAGGTGAGTTAATGCAattttttgatttgatatttatGTATAGTATATGTAACAACAAAACTTTTTGTTTTTTAGATATTCAAGTTACTCCGGATTCGCGTAAGTCAGGTGGCGAGGCGACCACGTCGAGAGGTTATTACACTAAACCTTGTCTATTCATATTTGCATTAAAgttgttattattttaatttgttgAATGTACGCTGTTAGGTGTGGCTGACAATTTGGGCAGGGAAATTGGCAGTAGTAGCCAAACCCAACAGAGATTTGAGCCTAACCTTGAAGGCATTCCAGAGGAGTTCGCAGGAGGTGAGGTAatgcaaatttttaatatttatatttatgtatAGTATAATAAACAATATACTTTGTGTGTTTAGATATTCAAGTGACTCCAGATGCGCGTCTGTCAGGAGGCGAGGCGACCACCTCGAGAGGTTATTAAACTGTACCTTGTTTATtgttcgtatttgcattaaagttgTTACACTAAAGGTTTTTATAGATGACGGTGTGAGGCCACTTGCGGAGACTGTGACACTAAAGGTTAACTACTTGCTTGCGCGAGTTAGGGCATCGATGCTCGACCGTTCGCCTAGTAGGATTCGAGGTTTTTACGACGAATATGAGAAGTCGTTCTACGGGCCCATGGCGATCGCTAACTCGCGTGTCACTTTCTTtgtaagcttttaaataaatcttttttcaaagtttaaatttttagagaacttgttttaaaacatataataccATTTGTTATGTTCAATTCAGCACTTCAACGAAGCTGTCCGTGGATTACTTGAGATGCAGATCCGACATCCTGAAGTGATGTCGGCAGATGATTCGTTGATGGACACTCATTTCTGCGATGCGATCTCAGTTTTGGCCGAAGATATCGATTTCAAAATAGATCTATCACGGCTCGTGACCATAGTCAAAGGTAGTGATCCAAAATGGCCGTGTCTCTCGTGGGAAAAGGCACGAAGAATTCTCATCCCTGTCTATAGAGATCGGCGCTGGTTTTTGCTAAAACTCGTGACAGGGGTGAATAAGTGCATCATATATGACTTGTAGCGAAGGCACGATCCCAAATTCAAAGATCTCAATGAAGAAATAGAGCCTATACTTATAAACGCTGCCTGTCTGCTATCCATTGTTGGGAACAACCCACACCCCGAGAGGCCATGGAATATAAAACTACATGATGAATTCCATACCAAGATTATACAGTAAGTTGTCAACtttctatttaaaatataatatcatcattattcatttttttaaatgttaacGTAAATAttaacttctttttttttctttttcacagTGAAGATTCGGGACATTTGTCTTAGCCGTTGCTGGATACTCTTTGTCTGCGAAGAGTGCGCAAGCAGTACTAACTTTAGATGATAGATTAGTATATGAGTTTAGATATTTTTTAGTTTTAATATGTTTCTTAATGATTGGTGATTATTGTGATGTATTTGACAATTTTATGGCATTACTGAACATTGTTACCTTTGTAATTATTTGGAGTTTTTTTGTTGGTCGACTAATGTTTTGCCATTACATTTGGTTGGTCGACTAATGGGCGACCATTACAATAATGGTCGACCTTTACCTTTGACGGTCGACCATTATTGTAACGGTCGACCATTACCTTTGATGGTCGACCATTACATTTGGTTGGTCGACTAATGGGCGACCATTATTGCCCATTACAATAATGGTCGACCATTACCTTTGACGGTCGACCATTATTGTAATGGTCGACCATTACCTTTGAAGGTCGACCATTTCATTTTGTTGGTCGACCGTCACTGTACTTTTGGTCGACCACTCTTTAGGTTTTAGGGTCAAGGgttttttagggtttagggttttttggGGTTTATGAGGCAAGTTAAATGTGAATCATGGAATcgaactattttttttatattttttaaaaaatataaatcgtAATTCcaagattatgttatatattttattttacatacgaatcaattcatcacaatctcagtattttgCCACGATCTAAAAAACGGGATTTTGTTATATGTTTCAAGTTAAATGTGAATTATGGAATcgaactattttttttatattttttaaaaaatataaatcgtAATTCcaagattatgttatatattttattttacatacgaatcaattcatcacaatctcagtattttgCCACGATCTAAAAAACGGAATCATGGAAtcaaactattttttttattttttttaaaaaatataaatcgtAATTCcaagattatgttatatattttattttacatacgaatcaattcatcacaatctcagtattttgCCACGATCTAAAAAACGGGATTTTGTTATATGTTTCAAGTTAAATGTGAATCATGGAAtcaaactattttttttatattttttaaaaaatataaatcgtAATTCcaagattatgttatatattttattttacatacGAATCAATTCATCACAATATCAGTATTTTGCCACGATCTAAAAAACGGAATCATGGAATcgaactattttttttattttttttaaaaaaatataaatcgtAATTccaatattatgttatatattttattttacatacgaatcaattcatcacaatctcagtattttgCCACGATCTAAAAACGGGATTTTGTTATATGTTTCAAGTTAAATGTGAATCATGGAAtcgaacaattttttttatttttttaaaaaaatataaatcgtAATTCCAAgatatgttatatattttattttacatacgaatcaattcatcacaatctcagtattttgCAATTATGTTACATATTTTGGacaattattaatatatatttaaaaaaaacaaaactcaCCATTAAGCTAATGGTCGACCATGAGATTGATGGTCGACCAAAGAAAACTAATGGTCGACCATCAAGCTAATGGTCGACCATGAGATTGATGGTCGACCTAAAAAAGCTAAGGGTCGACCATCACACTGCCGATAGCTTGATGGTCGACCAAAGAGAAATCATGGTCGACCATCAAGCTAATGGTCGACCCTCAAGCTATCTCTTGCTGAATTCACCAATCGAAGGAAATCTGTTTTGTTTTCTTCTGCCAACTCTCTTCTCTAGCAAAGGAGGCAACACCAATGGAAAATTGATGTTGCGTGGCCATTCATTTTCTTCTGGAACGGGATACACAGTCTCTGAGTAAGCCATGCACCATGACACTGTAGAATAGTACTGTGAACACATatcatataaatcaatattCGCTAACCAACTAGCTGCGATGGCATGAGCACATGGGattctatcaatatcaaaaactCGACATGTGCATCTTTTTGATTCGAGGTCCACTATGGCCGAATGTCCACGACTCCTAACATCAAACTCCATACGTCCTAATTCAAAAACTTTCATTCCTTGGGCATCTGTGAACCTGCTACGAAGGATCCCCTCGATCGTAGAGGTCAAGTTAGTGTTACTTGCAATTGATGCGTGGCGATATCGGGCAAACCAAGATGATGCCAGTCTCTGCAAGGAATCTAACAGTGCAATGATTGGCAGCTTCCTTTCTTCAAGCAGTCTAGCATTGATTGACTCAACCCTGTTTGTCGTCATAATATTGTAACGGGTCTTCGGACAATAAGCTCGAGTCCATCTATCAAGTGAGTCTCTCTCGTCCAAATATTGCGCTGCCTCAGGATATCTATTCCTAAACTCATTGTATGCAATATCAAACTCGaaagttttataaatttttgcaaTGTGCAAAAACATTTCGGTTGCACCCTTCTTTTTGCATCTTGTCTTCATGTTTTGGGATAAATGCCACGTACAATGCCCATGATGCGCATTTCTATAGACGGTAGAAACTGCATTAATGATCCCTTGATGCCTGTCAGAAATTATCACCAATTCATCCTCGTCTGGTACTACTTCTAACAACTTCGTTAAAAACCAACTCCACGAAGAAGTACACTCGACATCTACGACTCCCCACGCCAAAGGATATTGGTGATAATTTCCATCTTGTGCCGATGCCACCAATAAAACACCATTATACTTGCCCTTCAACCACGTACCATCAATTGATACAACTTTTCGCATACTTCGATATCCTCTAACGCATGCACCAAAAGCAAGAAACATATACTTGAATCGATTTTCCTCGTCGACAAATATGTCTGTTATGCTTCCTGGATTCATCTGCTCAACCATGTGCAAATAACAGCTCAATTTTGTAAAACTCTGCGTAGGATCACCTTTCAACATATTGTCTGCTAGTTCTTTCCCTTTCCAAGCCTTGTAGTATGATATATCAGCATTCATACTATTGCGCATCATCGCCATCACCGCTTTTGGTACAATAGGCACTGGATGACCTTGGAAATTATCCACCGACATATCACGAACAACAGCAGAACTCGCTCCACGGATTCTCTTTCCTCTCCCAGTCAAACCACATGTGTGTGTATTGCAATATGTTCGAACGGAGAATGCACGTGAATCATTCTTAATCAAAGAGGTCCAGATTCTCCACTTACAATCAGACACTACACATTTTACGGCGTACACCTTTTTGCTACTTTTTACCGTCTCAAATTCAAAGCAAGCTTCCAAACTTATTCTAATTAGCTCTTTTTTCACCACTTCTCGGTTTGGAAACTCTTGACCCACAAACAAGTTCGAACCATCCGTGAATGAAAATGTGTCATTATCAAAAGCCACATCCACAACCAAATTTGCATCATTGCTTTGAACTAATTTTCCTCGCCCTCAATTATGTCATCACGTGCTTCATCATGTAACTCGTCCGTGTTACTACGATCTACAAGCATGACATCCATATTATACGCTTCGTCGAATGTGTTACTACGATCCACATGCATGGCATCCACATTATGCGCTTCGTCGAAAAAATCAATGCTATTATTACGATCCACAGACACAATATTCAAGTGAAAATAATCATCAAAATGACTCTGTTCGTTAATATTGCAATTGTTCTCATCAATAGCATTTCCGTGCAAATTATCACAAGAATCAAAAGAAGcaacacattcaatttcaacttGAAGTACTGGCCTACTTCTAGGACAACCAAGATACAAATATGCTTTCAAATCATGGTCGTTCTCTATATAAATTGGTTGAATGTTGCAACGCAAATCTAGTAGATAACTCAACCTCAAGTTGGAAGTGTCTTCTACTTTCCCAGCTCTGTATAGTTCACTTTTTAAATCTTCAAAATAACAAATATCATCATCCACTGGAATAGCAACAAACTTTGCATTGGCCCCTGGATTCCATTTATAAACCAGCCCCTCTGTCACTTCCCATTTCCCATCAAAATGAACAACAATAACTGTTGGCATATCTACAAAGTGCACAAACAAATATGATAATTAGAATGGGAAAAATgttgtaaaaacaaaaaaaaacgcATATGGTCGACCAAAAAATAAGTTGGTCGACCATGAAGTTATGTAGGTCGACCAATAGGTCGACCAATAAGAACTTGGTCGACCAACTTAATTTCTGAAAAAATAAGCTCACGGTCGACCAACTTAATTTCTGAAAAAACAAGAACTTGGTCGACCATTAAGATTGTGGTCGACCATGAATAATTTCTCTTTGGTCGACCACGAAGAATTCTTTTTTTGCTTCGACAAAAATCCATGAACGACACGGATTATTCATCTTATTTGTGGTCGATCGCTGCATGAAATGATGAAAACAATGAACTGGTCAAAGAAAATAGAGCAAACTTACTGTATTTTTCTTCAAATACAGACATATTTACAGAAGAATGGGGGAACAATATGTGGGAGTAGATTTAGATCTGGATCTGAGGAATGAGCGCCACAACACTTGAGCAACCGTGGTCAATTTCGATTTATTGATACGCGGAAGATGTAGATGCGGTAGATGAGTTCTTTAAATTTGGGAAGCTTTGGGAATTTTGTGGGGATTTTGTGCGTGGAATGGGAAGAAAGAGAGAGAACAACTAACAATTAAGGAAGTTAACTTTAATTAAGGTTTAATTAACTAATCAAGAGTAActccttctttttttttaaaaaaaagtcagACTCCTTGTTTTTTAAATCTTTGCCCACATAATCCCATTTTTTAAATTGTCccccataaacatatcttgtgtgcttaaatgtttaactattgtttttaaactaatttgatcagttcgagctGTCATAAGTTCAGTTCTCactataactgaactgatatatgctAGAACTGATCGCTTCCATTttagttattcagtttacacaagttaaaaggTTTTCAAATACAACAGCTTTCTTaatgaaggattacttcgagtattttccgttTGGTTtaaacaccaaactcgatttaattcatcggtgtttacattcttagaacactaaCTATTacagctcattgagaatattgtgtttgaagtaCGTACCTTCGAAAGTGTGAGACCGATCCATCAGATTTTGTACAAGAGATTATATAAATCAAGTCTTTTGGTGAAATCTTTTTGGCAACATAAGAAGGGGAGATATAGAAAAATTTTGCCTtcaaaattctataaacaaatttatgtttctttattttatcacatttaattattgttattgctttgGTAGTCATTTATGAatcattttgtgttttttaaaatattaaaatgttgtaaacaaagtatttgataaaatgtttcaacCAAACAGTTGttattatttcattatattcaaataattcacaatattttttaatatcttTTTAGAGGATTATAGTGAGTTTTTTCTGCTCGACTTAGAACCAAATTCAATATAATTTCTCTGTGTTCGGTTGAttttgaaaatctcaagaacGATCTATTATAACTCTTTTAGAAgcaaatattttaaaagtttactCAACATCTCTTCTAAACATATTTATGATCCTCTATATATGTTATAAAATACATTATGTATGATAAAAACTGTTGGCTTAagaatattgaaaataattattgcCATTAGGCCTCTGGACTAAAATTTCAGATTTAGTTCCACTTGAAGATCCTTGTTCTTCAGAATCACCTCTGGATATAGTCGACGAGTGTTTCCTTTTCAACCTTCTCTTCACATCTTCTTCCTTTTCATCGACAAACGACAAGAATCTTTGGATTCGTGAGGACCGTGAACTGTTCGGTGTCAATGTTTCTGATTCGTGAGCAAAATATCTGTTGAACTTTCTTATGATCTTGCATAAATAGATTATAAGAGCAAGAGAGCATGCCGTTCCACATATAATGAAAAGTCCCCAAAAGCTATCTAACTGAACTCTGTTTGATCCTGAAGTATTTGCCTGGCTGCAACCTCGTACTTTCAGCCATTTGTCCCGTATTTTTTTAAGCTCACCATTTTCTGACAACGTTAAGATCGCAGTTGACATGTCCAGCGCCAAAGGGGAGTCTCTTGGAAATGCCTGAAAAAGTATAGCAAAGTTAACTAACATCCAATAAAATGGAACAATGATGACAAGCTATGAAAACTTTTGATTTCTCTTTTACAAAAGAATTCATAATCTCTTTTTTTAAGAATTTGCAATCACTACATAAAGCTGCAATTAATAGTAATCTTGCTGCTGAAATCTTTTAAGCCATATAAATGTTTGAATACTAAGTTTTTTTATGGATGTATAATATATGCAGCCACATCGGACAATAGCGGTAACAAAACTACACTCCTTAACAGATTTTGCATCGTAAAATTTTGAGATACTCACGAATCCCCAACCACTTTTAGTGAACTCATGTCCCACAGCTTGGAACTCACAGTAGCTTGAGAGGAATAGTTCCATGTATGGACGTTCATCTACGACTGCAGTAACTCTTTTGTTCCTTAAGGCATCCACATATTCTTCTGGTGATCC includes:
- the LOC140809714 gene encoding uncharacterized protein isoform X2 — its product is MADQNTVYLPRKLGRDAIFRCKLTIESRYKEVAEKIFHYLNNDERALFFEQSPFGNLVKYHRDFNISSQIMWYLMSNQIVETGSDEFWMVVRKRPFRFSLLEYCLLTGLDCGVEPVDVPEGGVFRSIHFAGKSDIILSDLEAKMSGQVQNETGVDVDKLKMASLYFCCFVFGEGTRKKTNKIDPKYLRLIDDLDRFNSYPWGRVAFRDAVRCLKKDFLGRYNYLTEAHGGKEVNGSFLVGGFVLPLQILAYEYFPSVAQKFAKRRDVDGLMLPRMFQWVTNTWPSTRAPTAVDVNAAFGDCDVDDCLGCLTPTPEDLVSAYYTSGVFVDSAPDAVTTRVLELWRQGQTVICSEHPVESPSVQHMRSAHSPPSVQHTPPAHASPDVSGIRPGDLNRSSSSTSSPMRTGPRVHFGLNPSRRPSPLEHRFERRLTALEESVTSMHAKIAAEFIETRAFMRSINQAVVNMKSSLNLGLDELRLSLTQLRADFAEMRPNMPVHHDRDYSIAYSRRRKRKASEADSGVDDNLAREIGSTSQTPHIFEPNLEVITEESSEDIQVTPDSRKSGGEATTSRGVADNLGREIGSSSQTQQRFEPNLEGIPEEFAGGEIFK
- the LOC140809714 gene encoding uncharacterized protein isoform X1, with the protein product MADQNTVYLPRKLGRDAIFRCKLTIESRYKEVAEKIFHYLNNDERALFFEQSPFGNLVKYHRDFNISSQIMWYLMSNQIVETGSDEFWMVVRKRPFRFSLLEYCLLTGLDCGVEPVDVPEGGVFRSIHFAGKSDIILSDLEAKMSGQVQNETGVDVDKLKMASLYFCCFVFGEGTRKKTNKIDPKYLRLIDDLDRFNSYPWGRVAFRDAVRCLKKDFLGRYNYLTEAHGGKEVNGSFLVGGFVLPLQILAYEYFPSVAQKFAKRRDVDGLMLPRMFQWVTNTWPSTRAPTAVDVNAAFGDCDVDDCLGCLTPTPEDLVSAYYTSGVFVDSAPDAVTTRVLELWRQGQTVICSEHPVESPSVQHMRSAHSPPSVQHTPPAHASPDVSGIRPGDLNRSSSSTSSPMRTGPRVHFGLNPSRRPSPLEHRFERRLTALEESVTSMHAKIAAEFIETRAFMRSINQAVVNMKSSLNLGLDELRLSLTQLRADFAEMRPNMPVHHDRDYSIAYSRRRKRKASEADSGVDDNLAREIGSTSQTPHIFEPNLEVITEESSEDIQVTPDSRKSGGEATTSRGVADNLGREIGSSSQTQQRFEPNLEGIPEEFAGDIQVTPDARLSGGEATTSRDDGVRPLAETVTLKVNYLLARVRASMLDRSPSRIRGFYDEYEKSFYGPMAIANSRVTFFHFNEAVRGLLEMQIRHPEVMSADDSLMDTHFCDAISVLAEDIDFKIDLSRLVTIVKGSDPKWPCLSWEKARRILIPVYRDRRWFLLKLVTGVNKCIIYDL
- the LOC140810246 gene encoding uncharacterized protein; its protein translation is MSVDNFQGHPVPIVPKAVMAMMRNSMNADISYYKAWKGKELADNMLKGDPTQSFTKLSCYLHMVEQMNPGSITDIFVDEENRFKYMFLAFGACVRGYRSMRKVVSIDGTWLKGKYNGVLLVASAQDGNYHQYPLAWGVVDVECTSSWSWFLTKLLEVVPDEDELVIISDRHQGIINAVSTVYRNAHHGHCTWHLSQNMKTRCKKKGATEMFLHIAKIYKTFEFDIAYNEFRNRYPEAAQYLDERDSLDRWTRAYCPKTRYNIMTTNRVESINARLLEERKLPIIALLDSLQRLASSWFARYRHASIASNTNLTSTIEGILRSRFTDAQGMKVFELGRMEFDVRSRGHSAIVDLESKRCTCRVFDIDRIPCAHAIAASWLANIDLYDMCSQYYSTVSWCMAYSETVYPVPEENEWPRNINFPLVLPPLLEKRVGRRKQNRFPSIGEFSKR